The Candidatus Limnocylindrales bacterium nucleotide sequence CTCAGCGCGTCCTGGCGAAGTAGTCGGGCTCGTTGCCTGGCTTCCACTTGATGTTGCAGCCGAGGCTCGGCTTCTGCTCGGCCAGAGGCGGGCGGCCCTCGAGCGCCGCCTCGATCGCCTCGCGAAGATCGGCGCCGGTGACGGGCACGTCGTTGCTCGGACGGCTGCCGTCGAGCTGGCCGCGATAGATCAGCAGCCGGTCCTCGTCGAAGAGGAAGAAGTCGGGCGTGCACGCGGCGTGGTAGGCCTTGGCCGTCTCCTGGGTCTCGTCGAACAGGTACGGGAAGGTCCAGTGCAGATCTTCCGCCAGCCTCTTCATGTGCTCGGGACCGTCCTGAGGATGCGTGCTCAGGTCGGAGGCCGCGATGGCCACGACCGCGACGTCGTCGGCGTAGTCGAGCGCGAGACGTCCGAGCTCGCCGCGCACGTGGACGACGTAGGGGCAGTGGTTGCTGAGGAACATCACCAGCAGCAGCGGCTGCTCGTCGAAGTCGGCAAGCGAGTACTCTCTGCCCGAGACCGCATCGGGCAGACGGAAGTCCGGTGCGGGTGTCCCGAGCGGCAGCATGTCGGAGGCAGTCGCGACCATGGGGATGACCTATGCGGCCGGCTGCAGGATGCGCAGGGCCTGTTCGTGCACGGCCGGATCTCCGGCGGCGATGATCTTGCCGCCGGCCACGGCGCGTTCGCCCTTCCACGTCGTCACGACGC carries:
- a CDS encoding thioredoxin family protein; this translates as MVATASDMLPLGTPAPDFRLPDAVSGREYSLADFDEQPLLLVMFLSNHCPYVVHVRGELGRLALDYADDVAVVAIAASDLSTHPQDGPEHMKRLAEDLHWTFPYLFDETQETAKAYHAACTPDFFLFDEDRLLIYRGQLDGSRPSNDVPVTGADLREAIEAALEGRPPLAEQKPSLGCNIKWKPGNEPDYFARTR